In Juglans microcarpa x Juglans regia isolate MS1-56 chromosome 8D, Jm3101_v1.0, whole genome shotgun sequence, the following are encoded in one genomic region:
- the LOC121242253 gene encoding uncharacterized mitochondrial protein AtMg00860-like gives MEKELEYLGHFISGVGVKVDHRKIEAMVDWTLPKDISALRRFLGLTSYYGWFVKGYGLIAKPFTTMLKNDSFEWTIEAREAFEELKRAMTRTPVFGLPNFEKPFEVYTDASNEGIEAVLVQD, from the coding sequence ATGGAAAAGGAGTTGGAGTACTTAGGCCACTTCATTTCAGGAGTTGGTGTCAAAGTTGATCATAGGAAGATAGAGGCCATGGTAGATTGGACCCTACCCAAGGACATCTCGGCCTTGAGGAGATTCTTGGGGCTCACGAGTTATTATGGATGGTTTGTCAAAGGCTATGGTCTCATAGCCAAGCCATTCACAACAATGCTCAAGAATGACAGTTTTGAGTGGACAATTGAGGCTAGGGAGgcctttgaagaattgaagCGAGCCATGACTAGGACACCTGTGTTTGGGCTGCCCAACTTTGAGAAGCCGTTTGAAGTTTACACAGATGCAAGCAATGAGGGCATCGAGGCTGTATTGGTGCAAGACTGA
- the LOC121241863 gene encoding pentatricopeptide repeat-containing protein At1g08610, translated as MGYCISQQNHMVVFSSLHGLNGCSKPEGYHSGTCHCVIIKLPGLRLNCISKCDLQTQSCLHWRGGHGAQRNVHFSQCRGLQRSFCIERDNEIDQDEWSSEDYRMIVDRNFRQHINSKKPSSSSLYLDGPFVENNEETNNGILQNFCSQGRLLDASRLIDIMARRNQIPHFPSCTNLIRGLIRMDRIDKAAKVLQVMVMSGGVPDIITYNMMVGGLCKRGLLRSAIDFLDEMSLSGCPPDVITYNTIIRSMCDKGNFDEAVGFWKDQLRKGCPPYLITYTVLIELVCKHCGTLRAIEVLEDIAIEGCYPDIITYNSLVNFTCKQGLYEDAALVVHNLLSHGMEPNAITYNTLLHSLCNRGCWDEVDEIVMIMRETSHTPTVVTYNILINGLCKVGLVDRAINFYNDMVFRNCSPDIVTYNTLLGALCKEGMVDEALRVLHVLRGTNCYPCLITYNTVIDGLAKKGMMEKAMGLYGQMIENGIIPDAITHRCLVWGFSRADLIEKAVDILKDMGKRDHNAGNKAYRFVIQGLCKNKKVDLAIQVLELMISSRCRPDVAIYSMIIKGVAAAGMTKEANKLHRKLIEWNVLKEGTTLD; from the coding sequence ATGGGGTATTGCATTTCTCAACAGAATCATATGGTGGTGTTTAGTAGTTTGCATGGTCTAAATGGGTGTTCCAAACCAGAGGGTTACCATTCTGGTACATGCCATTgcgtaataataaaattacctGGTTTGCGATTAAATTGCATAAGCAAGTGTGATCTCCAAACTCAATCTTGTTTACATTGGAGGGGAGGTCATGGTGCTCAAAGAAATGTGCACTTTTCACAGTGTAGAGGGTTGCAAAGAAGTTTTTGCATTGAAAGAGACAATGAGATTGACCAAGATGAGTGGAGCTCTGAAGATTATAGAATGATTGTTGATAGAAATTTTAGACAGCATATAAATTCAAAGAAGCCTTCAAGTTCTTCATTGTATCTTGATGGACCCTTTGTTGAAAACAATGAGGAAACCAACAATGGCATTCTTCAGAACTTCTGCAGCCAAGGGAGATTGTTAGATGCATCAAGGTTGATTGATATTATGGCACGTCGAAACCAAATTCCACATTTTCCTTCTTGCACAAACTTAATCCGAGGCCTTATTAGAATGGATCGAATAGATAAGGCTGCCAAAGTCTTGCAAGTCATGGTCATGTCTGGTGGGGTTCCAGATATCATCACATACAACATGATGGTTGGTGGTCTCTGCAAGAGAGGACTGTTAAGATCGGCCATTGACTTCTTAGATGAGATGAGCTTGAGTGGTTGCCCTCCTGATGTGATTACTTATAATACAATAATCCGGTCGATGTGTGATAAAGGAAATTTTGATGAGGCTGTTGGATTTTGGAAGGACCAACTGAGAAAGGGTTGCCCTCCTTATCTGATTACCTACACAGTTCTCATTGAACTAGTCTGCAAGCACTGTGGAACTTTGAGGGCTATTGAAGTGTTGGAAGATATTGCAATTGAGGGCTGCTATCCTGATATTATTACCTATAATTCTTTGGTTAATTTTACCTGTAAGCAGGGCCTGTATGAGGATGCAGCTTTGGTCGTACATAATCTTTTATCTCATGGTATGGAACCCAATGCAATAACCTACAATACTCTTCTGCATTCTCTCTGTAACCGTGGGTGCTGGGATGAAGTAGATGAGATTGTGATGATCATGAGAGAAACTTCCCATACTCCTACTGTGGTTACttacaatatattgataaatggtTTGTGTAAAGTTGGGCTTGTGGATCGTGCCATCAACTTTTACAATGATATGGTTTTCCGAAACTGTTCACCTGACATTGTAACTTACAACACCCTTCTAGGTGCTTTGTGTAAAGAGGGAATGGTTGATGAGGCCCTCCGAGTGCTTCACGTTTTAAGAGGTACCAATTGTTATCCTTGTTTGATCACTTATAATACAGTAATTGATGGGTTGGCTAAGAAGGGTATGATGGAGAAAGCAATGGGACTCTATGGCCAAATGATAGAAAATGGGATCATTCCTGATGCTATTACCCATCGGTGTCTTGTTTGGGGCTTTTCTCGGGCGGATCTAATTGAGAAAGCTGTCGATATATTGAAGGATATGGGTAAGAGAGACCACAATGCTGGAAATAAGGCCTATAGATTTGTGATCCAAGGATTATGTAAAAATAAGAAGG